The DNA window TCACTTGGTGTTCAAATTCACCTGGTGGAAGGAAATAAAGAAAACATCAAGATTACTTCGCCCTTCGATCTTCAATTGGCTGAGTTATTACTCCCCAAATGATTAAATTTTGTTAATCCTTTCATATAAGGTACTCGTTTTACTATCGATTTCGTTTCAATAGGACTGCTAAGGACTTTTTCGGTCTTTAGAACAATTATTTCCTATCTTTGTTTCACTTGCTAATTACCTATTCAAATGCAGGAATTTAAACCTGGTCAGTTATTGGCTCAAATCGATTTCCCTTCGGATTTACGTTCGAAGTTTAAGGAAGAGGATTTACCGCAAATTTCGAATGAATTGCGCGAATACATTATCGATGTGGTAAGTCACATTGGTAATTCACATTTTGGAGCCAGTCTCGGGGTAGTGGAGCTTACAGTTGCTTTGCATTATGCGTTTGATACACCCAAAGATCAATTGATTTGGGATGTGGGCCACCAGGCTTACGGCCATAAAATTCTAACTGGAAGAAGATCAATTTTTCCGACTAATCGTACCTACAAAGGACTTTCCGGATTTCCTAAACGCAGCGAAAGTGAATACGATACATTTGGAGTAGGACATTCATCTACTTCAATTTCTGCTGCTGTTGGTATGGCAGTTGCAAATAAATACCTTAAGAAGGAAGATGTTCAGCATATTGCTGTTATCGGAGATGGGGCAATGACCGCGGGACTTGCATTTGAGGGACTGAATCACGGAGGTGTTACTAACACAAACTTTTTAGTGGTTCTTAACGACAATTGCATGTCGATTGATCAGAATGTGGGTGCGTTAAAAGAATACCTCACTGATATTACCACTTCGCATACTTACAATAAGGTTAAGGATGAGGTATGGAATTTGTTGGGTAAGGTCAGCAAGTTTGGGCCTAATGCTCAGGTTATTGCTCACAAAATTTCAGATGCGATTAAAGGTTCGTTGCTCAAACAAAGCAATATGTTTGAGTCGCTGAATTTCCGCTATTTTGGTCCTGTGGATGGTCA is part of the Flavobacteriales bacterium genome and encodes:
- a CDS encoding 2-C-methyl-D-erythritol 4-phosphate cytidylyltransferase, translating into SLGVQIHLVEGNKENIKITSPFDLQLAELLLPK